From Catharus ustulatus isolate bCatUst1 chromosome 6, bCatUst1.pri.v2, whole genome shotgun sequence, a single genomic window includes:
- the ACYP1 gene encoding acylphosphatase-1, with amino-acid sequence MADGDGLMSVDYEVHGKVQGVFFRKYTQGEAKKLGLVGWVQNTSHGTVQGQIQGPAARVRELQEWLRKIGSPQSRISRADFSNEKKIEALEHKEFQILK; translated from the exons ATGGCGGACGGCGATGGCTTGATGTCCGTGGACTACGAGGTGCACGGCAAGGTGCAGGGTGTGTTCTTCCGCAAGTACACCCAG GGGGAGGCTAAGAAACTGGGGCTTGTTGGCTGGGTCCAAAACACCAGCCATGGCACTGTTCAAGGGCAAATCCAGGGTCCAGCTGCCAGGGTGCGGGAGCTGCAAGAATGGCTCAGGAAGATAGGAAGTCCCCAGTCCCGTATCAGCCGAGCAGACTTCAGCAATGAGAAGAAGATCGAGGCGCTGGAGCACAAGGAATTCCAGATTTTGAAGTGA